One Thermicanus aegyptius DSM 12793 DNA segment encodes these proteins:
- a CDS encoding copper amine oxidase N-terminal domain-containing protein has product MRKWLSLSLAILVCVSLFANLSYAAVTAPAFVSVVMDGRKIWFPDAQAFVDENGRTLVPVRFVAENMGAKVGWEADTMTVPIERGDKRIRLTVGENKAIVNGAEVPFDTKAIMKGGRTFVPLRFVSEVLGAKVTWDNLTATVHISTKENDTANYDEWGRLVRTANLPKNANDYPYILEDIPNEMYEFQYPHSRKGHTQVSVDIYKEQIFSTEDLKKIMQRVKNGFALKLNVDYETIDSAVWADELFQYENQAFGKVRVQQNKEYAEWVKENKIKLEGFVEPEPSMLYNSGLGGWYVRARVRFKIDNYAEYKNIFHDTFFNPDTDKFEKGDWYEGYADIWLGTNHSGNYGDHLALSTMASLFDNSIIRKME; this is encoded by the coding sequence TTGAGGAAGTGGTTGAGCCTAAGCTTGGCAATCCTGGTCTGTGTCAGTCTTTTCGCAAATCTCTCCTATGCCGCGGTGACGGCGCCGGCATTTGTCAGCGTCGTGATGGATGGCCGGAAAATCTGGTTTCCCGACGCCCAAGCGTTTGTTGACGAAAACGGACGCACGCTCGTACCGGTCCGCTTTGTCGCCGAAAACATGGGAGCGAAAGTGGGCTGGGAAGCGGATACGATGACGGTTCCGATTGAGCGGGGAGACAAGCGGATCCGCCTTACCGTCGGTGAAAACAAGGCCATCGTGAACGGTGCGGAAGTCCCCTTTGATACGAAAGCGATCATGAAGGGCGGGAGAACGTTCGTCCCGCTGCGGTTTGTCAGCGAAGTGCTGGGGGCGAAAGTCACTTGGGATAACCTCACGGCAACCGTGCACATATCGACGAAGGAGAACGATACGGCAAATTACGACGAATGGGGGCGGCTTGTACGCACAGCGAATTTGCCGAAAAACGCCAACGATTATCCTTATATTTTGGAAGACATACCGAATGAGATGTATGAATTTCAATATCCCCATTCGAGAAAAGGGCATACCCAAGTCTCCGTCGACATTTACAAGGAACAGATCTTTTCGACCGAAGATTTGAAAAAGATCATGCAGCGGGTGAAAAACGGTTTTGCCTTGAAATTAAATGTGGACTATGAAACCATTGATTCCGCTGTGTGGGCCGACGAATTGTTTCAGTACGAGAACCAAGCGTTCGGTAAAGTCCGGGTACAGCAAAACAAAGAGTACGCCGAATGGGTGAAGGAAAACAAAATAAAACTCGAGGGTTTTGTCGAGCCGGAGCCGAGCATGTTGTACAATTCGGGACTGGGAGGTTGGTACGTAAGAGCGAGGGTTCGTTTCAAGATCGACAACTATGCGGAGTACAAGAATATTTTTCACGACACATTCTTTAATCCGGATACCGACAAATTTGAAAAAGGAGATTGGTACGAGGGTTACGCCGATATTTGGCTGGGCACCAATCATTCCGGTAATTACGGCGATCATCTGGCCTTGTCGACGATGGCCAGCTTGTTTGACAACAGTATCATCCGAAAAATGGAGTGA